One window from the genome of Pantoea cypripedii encodes:
- a CDS encoding GNAT family N-acetyltransferase yields MIVVAQESIQQPDAAWLLDNLSATLAALTGSSGRASFDPEAMQQAGSCFAVARDAQRRPVGCGAFRPLLPGIAELKRMYALSSGQGIGAAVLQFLEQQARQQGYQAMWLETRKVNQRALAFYARQGYQPIAPFGHYVGNATAQCLGKVFAQP; encoded by the coding sequence ATGATTGTGGTGGCGCAGGAGTCCATCCAGCAGCCGGATGCTGCCTGGTTGCTGGATAATTTGTCAGCTACGCTCGCTGCGCTCACCGGCAGCAGCGGACGCGCCAGTTTTGATCCGGAGGCGATGCAGCAAGCGGGCAGTTGCTTTGCCGTGGCCCGCGATGCGCAGCGCAGGCCGGTTGGCTGTGGTGCGTTTCGCCCGTTGCTACCCGGCATTGCGGAACTGAAACGGATGTATGCGCTAAGCAGCGGGCAGGGTATCGGTGCGGCGGTGCTACAGTTCCTCGAACAGCAGGCGCGGCAGCAGGGCTATCAGGCGATGTGGCTGGAAACGCGTAAGGTGAATCAGCGTGCGCTGGCATTCTATGCCCGTCAGGGCTACCAGCCGATTGCTCCGTTTGGTCATTATGTTGGTAACGCGACGGCGCAATGTCTGGGGAAGGTTTTTGCACAGCCATAA